GTCCTCTCCACTGCGCTTGGATTTGGAATTTACTTCCTCGAGGATTTCAATGACATTGAGACCAATTTATGCCAACTAAAGGACCTGCAAAACTTGAGAGGCGTTTTGGGCAAGACAACTTTCCACTGAACAATTCTGTGTTTTCTAACCAGAGACTGCATACAGATGGAATATATGTGTCCTTCATAGGCGGTTTCTAAAGCTCCCCACATTTTCACAGACGTTCAAGAAATACTAAGTTTAGACAAGAAAGTCAAATAAATTAATATTTCTAATGGTCTTGAACAGCTTACATTAGAAGCAAGGTAAGGTAAGTTTAATTGTTTTTTACATACACTGTACAAGTCAAGTATTAAGAATACATATTAGTTTAACATTCATCAGCTGATAAAATGGTAGTTGATAATATTCATCACAGCTCTTATATCATTATCATCTTATATCatatattacatatatatatgaacTATAAAGCCGATAATACTTTGCCCTATGCTTTTACACGTATACTTAGTCTTAAGTAAAATCAGATCAGCTCCAACATATGATGACCCTaaccagtcaaacacacacaaatctgtgTGCTGGACACTGCTAAGGAGGTGATGACACAGGTCCATGTGCTGTGAAGCACAGTTAATCACTCACTGAATAGCTCGGTAGTTGTCATCTTTGTCTTTAAGCTACACCCAGAACCTGGAGGTCTGTAGCTCTTGTGAGATTCATTTAAGGGGCCGAGTATTAAGCCAACATCCATTGTTCATCCCTCAGCGAGGAGAATGGAGATCTTGGCTGTAATAGGTGGGCACTGGGCAGGGATGCCAGGGAAGGGGATGGGTCATGAACATTACAAAGTGCCACATGCTATTATGTGGCAATGATGTTTAAAAACGTATCCGTGTTTTGAATCTTTCAGTGATACAATTTTTTAGGCACACCTTCAAAAAAACtagtgtaaaaaaataaataaaaagatttACAAGATATGGGGATCTtgctgttgttacactgttgtcaTCTGAAATGCAATATTTGCAACCTTACAAGTGTGTCAGTATCCTTGGAGATCATTCTTTTATAAGATCTACAAGTAAAAGATGAAAAAAAAGATCTTGCACAAATGGGTGGTTTTCATTTCAGGGAAGTAAAGTCATGTCTGTTTTGTACAACAGTATTGTCTTTCTCGCTAGAAGAACCAGGGCCTCACTTCTTATTTGCTTGTAGTCTATTTAACTCCTGCAAATTGACCACCAATAGGAAATTAAATCATTTGACTCAATTCATTGGATAAAAAATTCGGAGGCCATGGTCCTCAGATGCGCAACTCGATGATAAAACACTTGTCATCCCTGGAACCCATACTGGCTTCAGCAAAGAGCGTTTTATTGTGTTTATCTTACACCGCCCACCGTCTTTCCTTTTCTCACACGTCTTCCAAGATTGCCCTATCCTCGCAGGATTCTTTTTATGCTCTCTCTACTTTAATACATTTTGGGAAAATTGTATTTAATCATTTAATCACACGGAGTATGGCATGTTTAGTTATTGGTCTTAAGCTTAAATATACCCTTGATGACAAAGTGTACCTGTTGatgtgttttattatttatgTTTATACCATCCAGTGACACTAGGTGGAACCATACAGCCAGTTTAGATTCAGATTTCCAGAATACCTTTTATTTGACTTTTTAACAGGAGCCAGAATCATCATGGCTTGCAGAGATGTACAAAACAGTCAGCACTGAAACAAGATGTAGAAGGCTCCGGCAATACGTTGTTATCCTAAAGCTTGATTTGTCAGATACCAAGTCGATCAAGGAGTTCGCAGAGGTCATCAACTGGGGTAGGAGCATAATCACATGACATTTATGTACATTAGGATCTTCTGACCCCTCCATAGACACCATAAGTTAAAGTGGAGATGATGGCACTGGCACACCACATTGTTTTTATACTGGACTCTCCCCTGATCTGTCTGTAGAGGAAAGCAAACTGAACCTCCTTATCAACAATGCTGGGGGAGGCCAGcccagggcagggcaggcaCCTACACTTGGTCATTACCAGGGAGATGCAAACATAATGTGTGTTTATGCCACTGTTGATGATTTACCCTGATCATATAACCTGAAATGTTGAGCGACCCCGACacaataatgacaaaaataagGAAGTACGAATTCAAGCATTACTTCAGAGTACAAagttaataaaataatatattgcAAAGGTAAGTTACAGAAATGCAAGGCCCTTTCAAAGTTGAGGAAAGAAGTCTGCCCTTGTTCATTGAACACAAGTCATGACATGTTAACTCTCTTTAACGTCAGTGATAATGTACCTACTCACCATTAACTATTTTCAGGAAGTCAAGTTACTTCCTGGTCCTGTTTCTGTAACAAGGATACAATAGCACAGAACAGAGTTaagtacatttagtcttttttatttttttgagagTAGATCAGTATTTGTTCTTTCGTGTGGACCCCAGGAATAATGTCAAACACTTTCTGGAAGGTAATGGGGattcaaaaaaagaaataaaggaATACATTAATAGTGAAGCTAAGAAGGTAGACACATACATGGTCACACCATCGTTTTAGGTTAATTCCTGTTGATGTACTTATTGATTGACTTGATCAAGAGATCAGCCCCTTCCAGGATCATCAACATCATTCTATAGCCCACAGCTGGGGCAACACCAACCTGGACGACATCAAACGTGAGAAGGGCTACAACAAGAACAAGGCCTACAGCCAAAGCAAACTGGCCAACATCCTCTTCACTCATCTACTGGCCAAGAGGCTAGAAGGTCATCTTTATCTGTCCTTCATTTGGTTAATGTCCGGGACTCTGTACTGCAGTAGTCTATTTACACTTGAGCACCTCAAATATGAATGCTTTGTGTGGTGTAGCTGCAAAACAGTGCTGCGTCTCATACCTTATTGTTTAATTAATGTATAGTACTGTATGATGGAGTTTAACATTCCCTCCCTTCCTAGGTACCGGTGTGACTGCCTACTCCCTCCACCTGGAGTGGTCCAAACTGACCTGTGGAGACACCTCAACCCTGCACAGCAGGCTGTCATGAAGATGGTCAGCCCGTTCACCAAGAACTCAGTCCAGGGAGCTCAGACAACCATCTACTGCGCTGTGGACCCTGGACTGGAGACCAAGAGTGGTGGATATTACAGGTGAGCTCAGGTTTGGTTGGTTTGTTTGTCACTCAGAAAAcggataaaataataataataataatattaatattataataacagtatttattattttgtttagtAGAGCCTATACATTTGCTCTGTTGATGATGTAGGTACTGGAATACTGTTTGGCCTCATGTTGTGTGTCGTCTGTGTTTGCTCACAGTGACTGTGCCCCTGCCACCTGCTCCAGGGCTGCCACAGACGACAGCGTGGCTCAGAAACTGTGGGATCTCAGCTGTCAGATGCTCTCTATATCCTGGGATTGATGTGTGTCGACGTCATCCAACTGCTACCTTTTGAAATATAGTGCAAGTTTACACAAAATGACCAAGTGGAGATTCCACATAcaatttgagcatttattaGCTTTGAACTTTGTTCTGTAATTGGTTGGGAATGAGTATAGAACATTTTCCACAGAGATGTAACATTGAGCAGCTTACTCTCACAAACCAAAGATTATTGTTCCTGTAGACAGGTACATAATATACTGGATGTAATAACAATATAAATCTGCTTGTGGGACCTGGCGAGTTATTGCTTGTACTcttcataaaaaaatgtattcttATGTATTTATAAATGTATTGCGGGTAATTTGTCTGTTCTGTGACATCACCGTTCATTGTTGCATCTGATGCAGATTTTATTATTCCACATATTACTGTTTACATATTACTACCTTCTCAGGAGGCTTATCTTGTTGCCACAGACAGTAATAGCACACTGTATAAAAGGGTCTGCTATCAGACCTGACGGGAATCCAGAGCAGGAAAGTTGTTCATGTAAATCTACACCTTAATTTCTTATAGAGAAGTTACGTTGAGAAGAAAATGCCTGGATTCAAGACAAACTGCATTGAAAAGCCCTTATCAGAGGGTTttggaaaactgggcaactttgttGGAAGGCATTActggtgtttttttattattcctCTGTTGGTGTCAGCCGGTCTCGGAGGAGGATTCTACTTCCTCAAAGACAGAGAGGCAAATGGAATTGAAGAGCAGTTTACACCCGTGAATGGACCTGCTAAAGACGAGAGACTCATTGTCAAAACTAACTTCCCAAACAATGACAGCGAATTCTCTCGCTTGAGACTGTATACTGAAGGGACTTTTGCATCTCTGATTTTGAGTGACACAGAAAATGTGCTCTCAAACAAAGGTTTTGCAAAGATTGTTGAAATGGACCAACTTGTTAAGGATATTAAAGTAGCAACAATTGGCTTCAGTGACATTTGTGCTAAGATTGCTGGAGAATGTATGACAAATTCCATTTTTTACATTGTTAAAACTCCTGCTGATGCTGATAGCACACCCATTACATACCCATTTAATGGTAGTATTTTCACTGCCTCTGAGATTGGTGGTGTGAAACTTAAACCAGGGTCAGAGCAAATTGAGAGTGCAAAAGCTATCAGGCTATTTTATTTCTTAAATGATGTGAACCAGACTGTAAATACAATTTGGCTGACAAAGTTCATCAACAACATTTCAAAAATTGAAGATAACGAGGTAAGAACTTTTAAGATTGTACACATTTAGTACCAGTGCATTCAAATAAAACAGCGCTGCTATAATAACGTACAATACAAAATCTGTTTATATATGAACTTGGCACATAAATTATTACTTTcagtaacactttacaataagggtgcattaattATGCAATTAGTAATGAAGTATTACTACTTAATTATGAATTGATCTTCAATGCATCATTTTTAAATAGGGAGTCACATAGgatttactattaattaaatctggCATGATGGATGATTCAATATTAACACATGAACTGATAGGTGAGTAACTACTCAATTTAAATGCAAACTAATACTGTTAGTAAAACCCAGAGTTAACAGGGTAAACTAATTGTAATACCGTTAATTCATGTTAATTACCACAACGACGGATTACTGCCAGACATCGACAACCGGACTGAATCACTGGACTACCAGATGAATATGGAACGGGTTCATGCGGAACAGAAAGAACACGCAAACGGATACCGCCATTTCAGTCATGGCGGTCCGTTGTTCAGATTTTGGTGCTATGCTATTTTCGTGCAGCACTACTTACCCGTTCTTCGTCTGCTATATCTGACCTATGAATCAATGCGCAACTGTTCCACAGAACTAACATAGTGTGGATGGTGTGTGGCTAGTCCAGCATCAATACTCATCAACCTCATAGAGACGTTACTTAATCATTTGTTAATGGTAATTTGCCTTACCAGGTAAAGTCATAACATTATGATACACTCCCAAATCATTAACTCATTATTCATTAAAACAGATACACATCAGATAGACAACCTttgatgattcatgcattagttaaaGCATTAATGAAAGCTCATTAATGCACCCTTACTGTAAAGTGTTACCTTTTTTTCTGTCAAATAGACTTGGAATATTGCCAGTCTCACATCTCACGAATTATAACTTTTGAAGTATTTTCAAAATTTGTTCTGAGAAGTTGTTTAAAAGAAGTGTGTGGGATGTACCACTAATGTCTTACTTCTTTTGACAATTGTAGATGTCAGTTTCTTATTTCACTTCACTATCAAGGGAAGAGGAATTTGAAAAGAGCACAGACTCCATCATTCCTTTGTTCTCAGTGACGTATACCATCGCCATTACTTTTTCTATCATGTCATGTATGAGGTATGTCTAGTCTTCATTCTACCTCACATCAACTTTATAATCACTCTTACTTATCTATGTTATGAAAATATGATCGAAAATACAATGGTAAACAAATAATGACGATAAAAGCTTGAAGCAGttttaaaatcaaatcaaaacaaatgtatttgtatagccctttttacacgcaagcatgtcacagagggcttcacatacgcccatagaactgcccctcaaccaacctaaaccctcaaggaaaaaGTCCCAGAAAAACAGAgtggtgacagagagggggagagcagggattagagaatgccaggagcaggtaacagttacagtcataatagaatgagatccccacagtcaagtgtggactagtgcagcactttaacagagcaaaaaggggtatttgatgcagccccacacaccaagacagcaACAGCctccctcggttggaacatgaaatctgttccaggggaaagaactctaaaataagttatacttataaggatgaaaacaacccgtCCCCCGGGTTGTTTTCACACACAGAGGCAAACAAGCACCCAAGGtttataa
This genomic stretch from Hypomesus transpacificus isolate Combined female chromosome 8, fHypTra1, whole genome shotgun sequence harbors:
- the LOC124470356 gene encoding retinol dehydrogenase 12-like produces the protein MYKTVSTETRCRRLRQYVVILKLDLSDTKSIKEFAEVINWEESKLNLLINNAGGGQPRAGQAPTLGHYQGDANIMNNVKHFLEEISPFQDHQHHSIAHSWGNTNLDDIKREKGYNKNKAYSQSKLANILFTHLLAKRLEGHLYLSFIWYRCDCLLPPPGVVQTDLWRHLNPAQQAVMKMVSPFTKNSVQGAQTTIYCAVDPGLETKSGGYYSDCAPATCSRAATDDSVAQKLWDLSCQMLSISWD